A region from the Halobellus litoreus genome encodes:
- a CDS encoding DUF7344 domain-containing protein: protein MASAQQIDGGGEPTTELSEDELFDVLSNQRRRFAVHLLKHEEESLEIGDMAEQIAAWENGIDTAEITGDERKRVYTALQQSHLPKMDRAGVVEFNKNRGVIEPTPALEDVDLYLDVVEGREVPWSEYYIGLSAVSAALVAAVWIGAWPFAMLPDLAWTLAIVVAFAFSAVTHKYYTAEMKVGEPEAPPELQ, encoded by the coding sequence ATGGCGTCGGCACAACAGATAGACGGGGGTGGTGAACCGACGACAGAGCTCTCGGAGGACGAGCTCTTCGACGTGCTCTCCAATCAGCGGCGGCGGTTCGCGGTGCATCTACTCAAGCACGAGGAGGAGTCACTCGAAATCGGCGATATGGCCGAGCAGATCGCGGCGTGGGAGAACGGCATCGACACGGCGGAGATCACGGGCGACGAGCGCAAGCGGGTGTACACGGCGCTCCAGCAGTCGCACCTGCCGAAGATGGACCGCGCGGGCGTGGTAGAGTTCAACAAGAACCGCGGGGTGATCGAACCGACGCCCGCCCTGGAGGACGTCGACCTCTACCTCGACGTGGTGGAGGGGCGGGAGGTCCCCTGGAGCGAGTACTACATCGGGCTCTCGGCGGTTTCGGCGGCGCTCGTCGCGGCCGTGTGGATCGGCGCGTGGCCGTTCGCGATGCTGCCCGATCTGGCGTGGACGCTCGCGATCGTTGTCGCCTTCGCGTTCTCGGCGGTGACGCACAAGTACTACACCGCCG